The window GCCGGTGTGCCGGGCTACTTCCAGCAGGCGGCGCAAAATCTTCTGGTGGCCCAGGTGCACGCCGTCGAAAGTGCCGGTAGTAACGGTGGCATTGCCGAGGTGAGGAAACTGCGCCGGGTCGTGAAAGACTTCCATCTGCGGTGAATGAGTGAAGCGGTGAATGAGCAAAGTCTCGCCCGGGTAGCTGTTTACGAAGCCGGGGCGGCCGGGTCTGAGTCGGGCGCCGGATTGGTCTGGGCCTGATAATACTCCAGGCCGGCGCGGGGCTCGGGGCGGCGGGCTTTGGCCGGGCGCGGTGGGCGGCTGGCCTCACCCTCGGGCCGCGGTGGGCGCAGGGCTTCCAGGGTTTCCATCGTCAGGGCATCTTCCACGCGGTATTCCCCGATGCGGGTGCGCACGAGCTTGGTCAGGTGGGCCCCGCAGCCCAGGTGCTGGCCAAAGTCGCGGGCCAGGCTGCGGATGTAGGTGCCCTTGGTGCACACCACCCGGAAGTGCACGTCGGGCAGCGCTATGCCGGTCAGCTCAAACTCCTTGATGGTGACTTCCTTGGACTTTATTTCGGCCGTGTCGCCGCGGCGAGCCACCTCGTAGGCCCGCTCCCCGTTGATTTTGACGGCCGAGTACAGCGGCGGCGTCTGCTGAATCGGGCCGGTAAAGGCCCGGGCGGCTTCCTGGAGCTGTTCGGGCGTGATATGCGCGTAGGGCAGCTCGGCATCCACCGGGGTTTCCAGGTCGAACGAGGGCGTGGTCTGGCCCAGGCGGAAGGTGCCGGTGTACTCTTTTTCATGGGCCTGAATCAAGTCAATCTGCTTGGTTTTCTTGCCCGTGCACAAGATCAGCAGGCCGGTAGCCAGCGGGTCGAGGGTGCCGGCGTGGCCAATTTTCTTGATGCGCAGCGTGTTCTTGACCTTGCGCACCACGTCGAACGAGGTCCAGGTCAGGGGCTTGTCGAGCAGCAGCACCTCACCGGCTTCGAAGTCGAACCGGCGTTGTTGGGGCGTCTCTTCCGAGCTCATATTAATTGCAGATTAATGCCCAAGGCAATCATTACCAGAATGGTGATGCCCACGATGATGCGGTAGAGGCCAAAGGCGCGGAAGCCAAACTTCGACACGAAGTTCACGAACGACTTCACGGCCAGCAGGGCCACGATAAAGGCTACCACGTTGCCGAAGGCCAGCACTTTCAGGTCGCCGGCCACGGGGGCGTTGACCTTGTAGGTTTTGTACATCTCGTAGGCCGTAATCACGAACATGGTAGGCACGGCCAGCAAAAAGGAAAAGTCGGCGGCCGAGCGGCGGTCGAAGCCCTGGGCCAGACCACCCACGATGGTAGCCGCCGAGCGCGACACGCCGGGCACCAGGGCCAGGCACTGAAACAAGCCGATTTTGAGAGCCTGCAGCGTGCTCGGCGTGGTTACCTGCTTGCGCGACTCACTAAACCAGCGGTCCACGAACAAGAGCACGATGCCGCCCACCACCAGTGAGGAAGCCACCACCGTCACGCTTTTGAGCAGCTCGGCAATGACGTCCTTGAGCAGAAAGCCCAGCAGGCCAAAGGGCACGAAGGCCACGGCCAGCTTCACGTAGAAGTCGAAGCTCTGCAGGAAGCGGCGCCAGTAGAGCACCACCACCGACAGAATAGCGCCGAATTGAATGGAGGTAATGTAGGTTTCAGTAAAGGGCAATTGGCCGATACCCAACAGGTTGGCCACGATAATCATGTGGCCGGTGCTGGAAACGGGTAAAAACTCGGTTAAGCCTTCGACAATAGCCAGAATCAGGGCGTGCCAGTAGTTCATTTAGGAACGCTTGTAGGTAGGAGCCGTGGGAGCGGGAGCCACCGGTGCGGCGGGAGCACTCGGCTGCGGCGTGGTTTCGGCGCGGGTAACGGTGTCGGTAGCCACGGGCGCGGCGTCGCCGGGCTTGGCCATAATGGCCCAGAACTCGATAATAAAGCCCACGGCCAGCAGAATCGGGCCCAGGGTGATGCCCAGGAACCCTTCGCCGTAATCGGCTGAGTCCAGGGTCATGGTGATGAAGCCGGCGGCCAGAATAGCCAGCCCGAGCCACATCAGGCGGTAGTTGCGCTTGCCGAAGGCAAAGCGGGGAGTTTGCGTGGGTTCCATGGTTAGTTGTTAGTTGCTGGTTGTCAGTTGTTAGGTTGTTTTGCTGGTCGGCTCTGTTCTAACAACTGACAACCAGCAACTAACAACTAGAAAAATCAATATAAATCGTCGAGCGACATGCCCAGGTACTTGCGCACGGCGCGGTAGGAACTCAGAAAGCCAATGCCACAGCCCAGCAGCACCATGCCCACCATCAGGCCGGCAATCAGGCGCTCGTCGCGCAGCAGGCGCAGCTCTTCCAGCTGCAGGTAGGCGTATTGGAGCAGGGCCAGCAGCAGCAGCGCGGCAATGGTGCCGCTGGCAAAGCCCTGCCAGGTAGCCCGCCGCAGAAAGGGCCGTTGGATGAAAAACGAGGTGGCGCCCACCAGTTGCATGCTCCGAATCAGGAAGCGCTGCGAGAACAGGGCCAGCTTGATGGTGTTGTTGATGAGCACCGTTACCACCAGCGTCAGAACCAGGGCAAAGCCCAGCAGCACCAGACTAATTTTGCGCAGATTCTTGTTGACCGAGTCGATAAAGCTCTGCACGTATTCCACCTCGTACACGCCCGGCTCGGCCCGCAGCTCCTGCACGATGCGCCGCATCTGGGTCGAATCGGTATACTCGGCGCTGATTTTCAGTAGGTAAGCGTCCCGCAGCGGATTATCACCCAGGAACTGCACGGCGTCTTCGCCGGTCTGGTCCAGAAACTGCTTGGCGCCTTCTTCCTTCGACAGGAACCGCACCTGGGGCTGGTCATTCTTGTAGGCCACGTACTTTTTGCGGCTCAAATCCTGCTGCAGGCGCAGCAGCTGGGTTTCCGGCAGGTCCCGGTCGAGGTAGACCTGCATTTCAATGTTTTCCTTGACCAGGTTGCTCAGCTTGTGGGCGTGAATCAGCAACAGGCCAAACAAACCGATGACCAGTAAGGACAGCGTGATGCTGAACACCACCATCAGGTGCGGGTAGCTACCAAGCTTTTTCTTACGAGTCGGGCGGTTTTGGGCCATGCGGCAAAGGTAAGGTTGATTGGTGATTGTTGGGAGTTGATTGTTATTGTTCGATGTCCAACAAGCATCAATCAACAAGCAGCCTCAGAATTACAGGACCGTGCGCGGGTCGTCGTCCACGTTGAGCACCTCGCGGGCCTTGCGGGCGGCGGCGGCGCGGCGGCTTAGGCGCTTGCGCGAAAACAGCTCCCGGAAGGAGTCGAACTGCTCGGTGTTGACCAAGCTGACGCCGGCCCGGGCCTGGTTGGTCAGCGCCGACTCGTCGGCGCTGAAGTCGCGGGGCGTGGTTTCGTAGCGCAGTTTGGCCCGGAATTTCCCGTCGGGCCGCAGGTAGTATTCCAGGCTCAGGTCGCCGAGCAGGGAGGCCTGGCCAGTCGTATTACCAGTGCCCGTGCCCGTACCGGTGCCGGTGCCATTCGTGGCGGCGCCGTTGTTGAAACCACCTTCCCGAGTCACGCGCAGGCGGCCGTTGAGGAAGCTGTAGCTCAGGCGTACCTGCAGAGCCTGGAGCTGCTCGGCCGACAAGCCGTTGATGTTGAAGTCGATTTCCAGGTTCTGGTCAATCTGGGAGGTGAGCAAGCCCAGCTGGGTGCTCAGAATCTGGCCCAGACTATTTTGGACCGTGTTGTCGTTGCCGCGCAGGCTGATCTGGGTAAACTGGCCGGGCGGGGAAAGCTGCTTGAATACCAGCAGGCTGAATACCTGACGGTTGAGCTCCTGCTCGTCGTTGCGAAGCGAGGAAGTAAAGGCCGTCAGGTCGCCTTCCAGGGACGAGGGCGCGTCGTTGAACTCCAGGCTCAGGCGAATTACGGGCAGCAGCAGCGGGCCGGTCAGGTTCATTACGGCCGTCACCGGCACCACGGCCCGGCTGTTGAGGGCGGCCTGGCCCAGAATCGGGGCCAGGGACGTGCGCTGGGTGTAGGCCGCCGTGACGTTCATCTCGCCGGCCAGCGGGTCGCCGTTCCAGGAAATAGTGCCCCCGGGCCGCACCACGAATTCCTTGTTGATGAGACCCTGAAGGGTGAAGTTGTAGGCCCCGCGCACAATCTCAATCTGTCCGAACATGTTGAAGTCGCCGCGGGTGTCGATGTTGAGGCGCAGCTGCCCGGCCGCCGAGCCCCGGATAATGTCGCCGGTGCTTTCGTCGAGCAGAATTTCCACGTAGGCGTCGGGCGTCACGTCCAGGTTCATGTTCAGGCGCAGGCCCGACAAGTCAATCTTGCCCTCCGAGGCCGTGGGCACTTTCACGGTCGTCGTGGTGTCGCGCAGGTTGCGGTTCACAAACTTGATGTAGTTAGCCTGCTCGGCTTTGGCGGCGTTATCGAGCGGCAAGGACAGGCGGGTGCCGGCGTCGCTGCGGGCCCGTACGTTCACCACCAGGTTGTCGGAGGGCCCGAAGATTACCGCGTTGCCGGTGGCATAGGCCGTGCCGAAGTACAGCTCGTTGTCTTTGCGGGTCGTGTTGAGCACCAGCAGGCGGGTGAAGTCGGCCCGCAAGCCCAGGCGCATGTTCTTAAAGCCCTGGTGGAAAATGTTGCCGTCGAGCACGCCGGTATTGCCCAGCGGGTCGCGCAGCTTGATTTCCCGGAAGTTGATGCGGTCCTCACCGAAGCGGATCCGGTCGGAGAAGGTGTAGGTGGTGCCCAGGTAGATAAAGGTGAGCTTGCCGTTGGTCACGTCCACGTTGCCAATCAGGTTGGGCGCGGCCAGGCGGCCGGTCAGGCGCAGGGTGCCCGCGGCCGTGCCGCCCATGTCCTTGAAGAGGAAGTTGAGCAGGGGCTCGGCCAGCTTCACGGGGGCATTGTCGAGCACGGCGGTCAGGTTGAGCTGCTGCTCCTTGGCCTGGGGCGCGTAAGTACCGGCCACGCGCACCACCCGCTGCTGGTCGCGCAGCACGTCGGCATCCACCAGCAGCTGCCCGTTGCGGTTGTTCCACTCGCTGCTGCCGCGCACGTTGCCAATCAGCACCTTATCAAACTGCAGGGAGTCGATGCCCAGGGTGCTGTTGATTTTCAGGGGGCCGTACACCCCGCTGATGGTACCGGCGGCATTTACCCGGCCGGCAATATCCTGGTTGGTCAGGGAGTTGAGCGTGGTCAGGTCCAGATCCTTGACGGCCAACTGCAGCTGCTTGCTGGGGTCGGTCGACAGAAAGCCCTGGGCGCTGATGCTCTGCGGGCCGTTGCTGAGCGTGAAGTTCTGGATGTTGAATTCCTTGCCCCCGCCCGAAATGATGACCGAGTTGTCGGCGGCAATGTTCCAGTCCTTTCCCAGCAGGTTCACGCCCGACTGCCGGAAGACAATCTGCACGGCTTCGGGCAAAAAGGCCAACGAACCGTTGATGGCGGCCTTGTTGGTGGTGTTGGTTTGGGCCAGGGAAGTGGAGAAGTTGATGCGCTCCTGGTCCCAGACGCCTTCCACATAGAACTTCTCGGTGTTGCCCAGGCCCGGCAGCACCTGCCGCTCGGAGGTAATGTTGGCCTGGGCCAGCACCTCGGGCTTATAGGGCAGCTTGCTGGTGTTGAATTCGAAGTCGGTATTCACGGC of the Hymenobacter chitinivorans DSM 11115 genome contains:
- a CDS encoding DUF3098 domain-containing protein is translated as MEPTQTPRFAFGKRNYRLMWLGLAILAAGFITMTLDSADYGEGFLGITLGPILLAVGFIIEFWAIMAKPGDAAPVATDTVTRAETTPQPSAPAAPVAPAPTAPTYKRS
- a CDS encoding translocation/assembly module TamB domain-containing protein, which codes for MPRFVSITLKILLSLLLLLGLVVGGALVALRIPSVQTNLAHRAAAMLTEKLGQRVIVGRVDVRPFTRVVLEGVRVLDRQGGELFNIGKADADIELFSIFDPSHLHVGKLTLEEPRFAQITYANQPDSTNLSQFLASVKRLIGPSDTTKVSKPFDFQIKEIGLRNGRFVLDRRNRPRAATYGRSIDYDHMYIDSIYGDVSQLWLRADTIHAQIDGLRAVDTPSKTRLKELTANMTYADKFWEFAGLDLRVGNSRLKPYVKFDFKHFLNFVDFNDSVKVTARLDSSRVYSDDIALFAPQPFMRELKETVLISGEAKGYVKNFTTKNLDVVYGRNTRVRGNINVQGLPNLKESFVEMRLKPSVIDGRDIRRYIPASGWPYVARLGTVRLNGQFLGFYNDFVANGAFRTALGDVVSDVNIKFKNDPAYSTYEGEVKTTAFQLGKLLGDETMVRDITMNGRVEGVGFTPERARLKANASVQSIWLNGYRFRNITTNGQFSRQSFAGKLAVNDPNLQIDANGTIDLNKARQAFDVKARVRRADLRALGLTKQSVVVATTADVKFEGLKLDDLIGRIILRNSRLSFAGRTVPIDTLDVVSQRTGAQRRVTVRSEVLNLTADGNFHFSTVARDVQTLLTEYQLNFESNDAAIASYYRRKQQRPIADYQIALDLYLKQANPVLQLFVPSLTLSDFSRIEGSFRNGPTSIFSLAGHFNGIQYDSVRAVNTDFEFNTSKLPYKPEVLAQANITSERQVLPGLGNTEKFYVEGVWDQERINFSTSLAQTNTTNKAAINGSLAFLPEAVQIVFRQSGVNLLGKDWNIAADNSVIISGGGKEFNIQNFTLSNGPQSISAQGFLSTDPSKQLQLAVKDLDLTTLNSLTNQDIAGRVNAAGTISGVYGPLKINSTLGIDSLQFDKVLIGNVRGSSEWNNRNGQLLVDADVLRDQQRVVRVAGTYAPQAKEQQLNLTAVLDNAPVKLAEPLLNFLFKDMGGTAAGTLRLTGRLAAPNLIGNVDVTNGKLTFIYLGTTYTFSDRIRFGEDRINFREIKLRDPLGNTGVLDGNIFHQGFKNMRLGLRADFTRLLVLNTTRKDNELYFGTAYATGNAVIFGPSDNLVVNVRARSDAGTRLSLPLDNAAKAEQANYIKFVNRNLRDTTTTVKVPTASEGKIDLSGLRLNMNLDVTPDAYVEILLDESTGDIIRGSAAGQLRLNIDTRGDFNMFGQIEIVRGAYNFTLQGLINKEFVVRPGGTISWNGDPLAGEMNVTAAYTQRTSLAPILGQAALNSRAVVPVTAVMNLTGPLLLPVIRLSLEFNDAPSSLEGDLTAFTSSLRNDEQELNRQVFSLLVFKQLSPPGQFTQISLRGNDNTVQNSLGQILSTQLGLLTSQIDQNLEIDFNINGLSAEQLQALQVRLSYSFLNGRLRVTREGGFNNGAATNGTGTGTGTGTGNTTGQASLLGDLSLEYYLRPDGKFRAKLRYETTPRDFSADESALTNQARAGVSLVNTEQFDSFRELFSRKRLSRRAAAARKAREVLNVDDDPRTVL
- a CDS encoding undecaprenyl-diphosphate phosphatase encodes the protein MNYWHALILAIVEGLTEFLPVSSTGHMIIVANLLGIGQLPFTETYITSIQFGAILSVVVLYWRRFLQSFDFYVKLAVAFVPFGLLGFLLKDVIAELLKSVTVVASSLVVGGIVLLFVDRWFSESRKQVTTPSTLQALKIGLFQCLALVPGVSRSAATIVGGLAQGFDRRSAADFSFLLAVPTMFVITAYEMYKTYKVNAPVAGDLKVLAFGNVVAFIVALLAVKSFVNFVSKFGFRAFGLYRIIVGITILVMIALGINLQLI
- a CDS encoding cell division protein FtsX, producing the protein MAQNRPTRKKKLGSYPHLMVVFSITLSLLVIGLFGLLLIHAHKLSNLVKENIEMQVYLDRDLPETQLLRLQQDLSRKKYVAYKNDQPQVRFLSKEEGAKQFLDQTGEDAVQFLGDNPLRDAYLLKISAEYTDSTQMRRIVQELRAEPGVYEVEYVQSFIDSVNKNLRKISLVLLGFALVLTLVVTVLINNTIKLALFSQRFLIRSMQLVGATSFFIQRPFLRRATWQGFASGTIAALLLLALLQYAYLQLEELRLLRDERLIAGLMVGMVLLGCGIGFLSSYRAVRKYLGMSLDDLY
- the truB gene encoding tRNA pseudouridine(55) synthase TruB, encoding MSSEETPQQRRFDFEAGEVLLLDKPLTWTSFDVVRKVKNTLRIKKIGHAGTLDPLATGLLILCTGKKTKQIDLIQAHEKEYTGTFRLGQTTPSFDLETPVDAELPYAHITPEQLQEAARAFTGPIQQTPPLYSAVKINGERAYEVARRGDTAEIKSKEVTIKEFELTGIALPDVHFRVVCTKGTYIRSLARDFGQHLGCGAHLTKLVRTRIGEYRVEDALTMETLEALRPPRPEGEASRPPRPAKARRPEPRAGLEYYQAQTNPAPDSDPAAPAS